One stretch of Thermococcus sp. 21S9 DNA includes these proteins:
- the shyD gene encoding NAD(P)-dependent hydrogenase/sulfhydrogenase 2 subunit delta, producing MKLGVFELTDCGGCALNFLFLYERLFDVLEFYEIEEFHMATSLEGKHFDVGLVTGTVSSHRDLEVLREARNRSDYLIALGTCATHGCLQASVELPLKEKLKAVYGDEGNPMRALDPKPVVEYVTVDLAIPGCPYDKNELFQALIDIAKGIEPVRPDYPVCLECKLNEYECVLVKKGLPCLGPITLGGCNAACPRSGLGCIGCRGPLPGEVNPAGEFEVLKGLGYDEEYIMRKFKTFARWGP from the coding sequence ATGAAGCTCGGCGTGTTTGAGCTTACCGACTGCGGTGGTTGTGCTCTCAACTTCCTGTTCCTCTACGAGAGGCTTTTCGACGTTCTTGAGTTCTACGAGATAGAGGAGTTCCACATGGCGACCAGTCTCGAGGGGAAGCACTTCGACGTCGGCCTCGTTACTGGAACGGTCTCAAGCCACCGCGACCTTGAGGTTCTTAGAGAGGCCAGAAACCGCTCCGACTACCTCATAGCCCTCGGAACCTGCGCCACCCACGGTTGCCTTCAGGCGAGCGTCGAGCTTCCGCTCAAGGAGAAGCTGAAGGCCGTTTATGGCGACGAGGGAAACCCGATGAGGGCACTCGACCCCAAGCCCGTCGTCGAGTACGTTACCGTTGACCTCGCCATACCCGGCTGTCCCTACGATAAAAACGAGCTCTTCCAGGCGCTTATTGACATAGCGAAGGGCATCGAGCCTGTAAGACCTGACTACCCAGTCTGCCTCGAGTGCAAGCTGAACGAGTACGAGTGCGTTCTAGTCAAGAAGGGCCTTCCCTGCCTCGGCCCGATAACGCTCGGAGGCTGCAACGCTGCCTGCCCGCGCTCCGGACTCGGCTGTATCGGCTGCCGCGGGCCCCTGCCCGGTGAGGTGAACCCGGCTGGAGAGTTCGAAGTTCTCAAGGGCCTCGGCTACGACGAGGAGTACATCATGAGGAAGTTCAAGACCTTCGCGAGGTGGGGGCCATGA
- the nuoE gene encoding NADH-quinone oxidoreductase subunit NuoE yields the protein MEAEVDYLTSYPPEPSSLIPLLQRTQERFGYLPREVLERIAEYLGIPLSRVYGVATFYAQFRFEPLGKYVVKICHGTACHVNGAVTIAQAITEELGIEEGQTTEDGLITLERVACLGCCSLAPVVMINDKVFGKLTPDRVRKLIRKLREGKLDV from the coding sequence ATGGAGGCGGAAGTCGATTACCTGACCTCGTATCCCCCCGAGCCGAGCTCGCTAATCCCCCTTCTCCAGCGGACTCAGGAGCGCTTCGGCTACCTTCCAAGGGAAGTCCTTGAGAGAATCGCGGAATACCTCGGAATTCCCCTAAGCAGGGTATACGGCGTCGCAACATTCTACGCCCAGTTCAGGTTCGAGCCCCTCGGAAAGTACGTCGTCAAAATCTGCCACGGAACGGCCTGCCACGTGAACGGAGCGGTAACCATTGCCCAGGCGATAACGGAGGAGCTCGGCATAGAGGAGGGCCAGACGACGGAGGATGGGCTGATAACCCTCGAAAGGGTGGCCTGCCTCGGCTGTTGCAGTTTGGCACCGGTAGTCATGATAAACGACAAGGTGTTCGGCAAGCTCACGCCGGACAGGGTTAGGAAGCTCATAAGGAAACTCAGGGAGGGGAAGCTCGATGTCTGA
- the pbp11 gene encoding tRNA-binding protein Pbp11: MGLFDFLRRPREGESGEFIASRKPVAKFRVEQVLNVLGRETLIGTVEGIIYPGYKVKGRSIALIREIQRERKRVDFAVDGDRVALILEGKTNAKKGDVLEVYQS, encoded by the coding sequence ATGGGACTGTTCGACTTTCTGAGAAGGCCGAGGGAAGGTGAATCCGGAGAGTTCATAGCGTCGAGGAAACCGGTCGCGAAGTTCAGGGTGGAGCAGGTTCTCAACGTCCTCGGCAGGGAGACGCTGATTGGAACCGTTGAGGGGATAATCTACCCCGGCTACAAGGTCAAGGGAAGGAGCATCGCCCTAATCCGGGAAATCCAGAGGGAGCGAAAGAGGGTTGACTTCGCGGTTGACGGCGACAGGGTCGCGCTGATTCTTGAGGGGAAGACAAACGCTAAAAAAGGCGACGTCCTTGAGGTCTACCAGTCGTGA
- the nuoF gene encoding NADH-quinone oxidoreductase subunit NuoF, translating to MSEIKAIAVGMNSCGIAAGARETYEAIKAELERRNLDVKLKIVGCVGMCYREPLVDIITEDEIITYGHVDPKKVPRIIEEHVVNGKPVKEWIVKRDWWENGERKTWDVDGYFAKQVKIVLENSGYIDPENIDEYIAVGGYEALKKALRMEPEEIIDIIMKSGLRGRGGAGFPTGLKWKFTREAEGDEKYIICNADEGDPGAFMDRNVLEGDPHRVIEGMIIGAYAIGATKGFIYVRAEYPLAIRRLRIALKQAKERGFLGENILGSGFSFDIEIKEGAGAFVCGEETALIASIEGKRGMPRPRPPYPAQKGLFGKPTNINNVETWANVPWIIRHGWKAFASLGTEKSKGTKVFALSGKIKHGGNVEVPMGTTLREILYEIGGGTKTGKRIKAVQLGGPSGGCIPEYLFDTPVDYESVNATGAIMGSGGMVVMDEDTCMVDVAKFFLDFTVKESCGKCTFCRVGTKRMFEILERFTEGKATKEDLERLEKLAHQVKAGSLCGLGQTAPNPVLTTLRYFRDEYLAHIEGKCPAKVCKPLIRYVIIPEKCTGCTACAIFCPANAITGEKLKPHEIDQSACIKCGTCYEVCRFNAIEIVTGGE from the coding sequence ATGTCTGAGATAAAGGCCATAGCGGTCGGCATGAACTCCTGCGGGATTGCCGCAGGCGCGAGGGAAACCTACGAGGCAATAAAGGCCGAGCTTGAGAGGAGAAACCTTGACGTGAAGCTCAAGATAGTCGGTTGCGTTGGCATGTGCTACCGCGAGCCCCTCGTTGACATAATCACCGAGGACGAGATTATCACCTACGGCCACGTCGACCCGAAGAAGGTTCCGAGGATTATAGAGGAGCACGTGGTAAACGGGAAGCCGGTCAAGGAGTGGATAGTCAAGCGCGACTGGTGGGAGAACGGCGAGAGGAAGACGTGGGACGTTGACGGCTACTTTGCCAAGCAGGTGAAGATAGTCCTTGAAAATTCCGGCTACATAGACCCCGAGAACATAGACGAGTACATCGCAGTCGGTGGTTATGAAGCCCTCAAAAAGGCCCTCAGGATGGAGCCGGAGGAAATCATAGATATCATTATGAAATCCGGGCTTCGCGGGAGGGGCGGTGCGGGCTTCCCGACCGGCCTGAAGTGGAAGTTCACGAGGGAAGCGGAGGGCGACGAGAAGTACATCATCTGCAACGCCGACGAGGGCGACCCAGGAGCCTTCATGGACAGGAACGTCCTTGAGGGCGACCCCCACCGCGTTATAGAGGGCATGATAATAGGGGCCTACGCGATTGGAGCGACGAAGGGCTTCATCTACGTCCGTGCCGAGTACCCGCTCGCCATAAGGAGGCTGAGGATAGCGCTGAAGCAGGCTAAGGAGAGGGGCTTTCTGGGGGAAAACATCCTCGGAAGCGGTTTCTCTTTCGACATCGAGATTAAGGAGGGCGCTGGAGCGTTCGTCTGCGGTGAGGAAACCGCTTTGATAGCTTCAATTGAAGGCAAACGCGGGATGCCGAGGCCGAGGCCACCGTATCCGGCCCAGAAGGGCCTCTTCGGAAAGCCGACCAACATAAACAACGTCGAAACGTGGGCGAACGTGCCGTGGATAATAAGGCACGGCTGGAAGGCCTTTGCCTCGCTCGGAACCGAGAAGAGCAAAGGAACGAAAGTCTTCGCGCTGTCGGGCAAGATAAAGCACGGCGGAAACGTCGAGGTGCCGATGGGAACGACGCTGAGGGAGATACTCTACGAGATAGGCGGTGGAACGAAGACAGGGAAGAGGATTAAAGCAGTCCAGCTCGGCGGGCCTTCTGGCGGTTGCATTCCGGAGTACCTCTTCGACACGCCGGTGGATTATGAAAGCGTGAACGCGACCGGTGCGATAATGGGTAGCGGTGGAATGGTCGTCATGGACGAGGACACCTGTATGGTGGACGTCGCCAAGTTCTTCCTCGACTTCACGGTCAAGGAGTCCTGCGGTAAGTGCACATTCTGCAGGGTCGGGACGAAGAGGATGTTCGAAATCCTCGAGCGGTTCACCGAGGGAAAGGCCACGAAGGAGGACCTTGAGAGGCTCGAGAAGCTCGCCCACCAGGTCAAGGCCGGTTCACTCTGCGGTCTCGGACAGACCGCCCCGAACCCCGTCCTAACGACGCTCCGCTACTTCAGGGATGAATACCTCGCCCATATCGAGGGGAAGTGCCCGGCCAAGGTCTGCAAGCCCCTCATAAGGTACGTCATAATCCCAGAGAAGTGCACCGGCTGTACCGCCTGCGCAATCTTCTGCCCGGCCAACGCGATAACCGGCGAGAAGCTCAAGCCCCACGAGATTGACCAATCTGCCTGCATCAAGTGCGGAACCTGCTACGAGGTATGCCGGTTCAACGCTATAGAAATCGTTACCGGGGGTGAGTGA
- a CDS encoding TatD family hydrolase has translation MIILDNHFHVDPFKGLFLEAVKQFHRAGGTHLMVVYKTAHDYGFPGLKAEDFIKAMDFHVELVERINRETPVKAFAVVGVHPAEFVYLAEQKGLSYAKNEVMKAMEYAQKLCLEGKAVAIGEIGRPHYEVSEEVWNASIELMKYGMSLAKDADCAVQLHTESFDEAKFRELGEYVKEVGIKPYKVVKHFSPPLVKVAEEVGVFPSIIASRKNIEEAIKQGNRFMMETDYIDDKRRPGAVLGPKTVPRRTKAFLQNGLFTEEDVYKIHVENPETVYGVEMEE, from the coding sequence ATGATAATCCTCGATAATCATTTCCACGTTGACCCCTTCAAGGGCCTCTTCCTCGAGGCGGTTAAGCAGTTCCACAGAGCGGGCGGAACGCATCTTATGGTGGTATACAAGACGGCCCACGACTACGGCTTCCCGGGCCTCAAGGCTGAGGACTTCATAAAGGCCATGGACTTCCACGTCGAGCTGGTCGAGAGGATAAACCGCGAGACGCCAGTCAAAGCCTTCGCTGTCGTCGGCGTCCACCCGGCGGAGTTCGTCTATCTGGCGGAGCAGAAAGGGCTTAGCTATGCCAAAAACGAGGTCATGAAGGCCATGGAGTACGCGCAAAAGCTATGCCTTGAGGGGAAAGCCGTGGCGATAGGCGAGATAGGAAGGCCCCACTACGAGGTGAGCGAGGAAGTCTGGAACGCCAGCATAGAGCTTATGAAGTACGGCATGAGCCTCGCCAAAGATGCCGACTGCGCCGTTCAGCTCCACACCGAGAGCTTTGACGAGGCCAAGTTTAGGGAGCTCGGCGAGTACGTGAAGGAAGTTGGAATAAAGCCCTACAAAGTAGTCAAGCACTTCTCGCCACCTCTGGTGAAGGTTGCTGAAGAGGTCGGCGTCTTTCCGAGCATAATCGCGAGCAGGAAGAACATCGAGGAGGCAATAAAGCAGGGCAACCGCTTCATGATGGAGACGGACTACATAGACGACAAAAGACGGCCGGGGGCGGTTCTCGGCCCGAAGACGGTCCCGAGAAGAACGAAGGCCTTCCTCCAGAACGGCCTGTTTACGGAGGAGGACGTCTACAAAATCCACGTCGAGAACCCGGAGACGGTTTACGGGGTGGAGATGGAGGAGTAA
- a CDS encoding 4Fe-4S dicluster domain-containing protein, translating into MRYVKLPSGNFEDFFNSLKGIGQIYGPVKEGKTHHFRRVEEAGEMDLKYTRTMLPPKKFFVRPRERLFSLEDGWWRKDGDGKPFVLFGVHSCDVHALKILDRVYLSEPVDPYYAERRKSAFIVGISCLPDELCFCKSLGTHFAMDGFDLFLHELPDGWLVRIGSVRGHEVVWENARLFDEVSDEDIANFKAFEEKRAEAFKRELRSEGLADTLDLAYNSPVWKEYAEKCLACGNCNLVCPTCRCYEVCDRWVDAYRAVRERRYDSCFMESHGLVAGGHNFRPTRLDRFRHRYYCKSYFDPSAGFNCVGCGRCDEFCPAGIEHVKVLDEIRGSLE; encoded by the coding sequence TTGAGATATGTAAAGCTACCCTCCGGAAACTTTGAGGACTTCTTCAATTCCCTCAAGGGGATAGGCCAAATCTACGGGCCGGTTAAAGAGGGGAAGACCCACCACTTCCGAAGGGTCGAGGAAGCCGGCGAAATGGACCTGAAATACACCAGAACGATGCTCCCGCCCAAGAAGTTCTTCGTCAGGCCGAGGGAGAGGCTTTTCAGCCTCGAGGACGGCTGGTGGCGGAAGGATGGGGACGGAAAGCCCTTCGTGCTCTTTGGAGTTCATTCCTGCGACGTTCACGCCCTCAAAATCCTCGACAGAGTCTACCTCTCCGAGCCGGTTGACCCCTACTACGCAGAAAGAAGGAAGAGCGCTTTCATCGTCGGCATAAGCTGTCTCCCCGACGAGCTGTGCTTCTGCAAAAGCCTTGGAACGCACTTCGCGATGGACGGCTTCGACCTTTTCCTCCACGAGCTTCCCGATGGATGGCTCGTCAGGATAGGGAGTGTGAGGGGACACGAGGTGGTCTGGGAGAACGCGAGGCTATTCGACGAGGTGAGCGACGAGGACATAGCCAACTTCAAGGCCTTCGAGGAAAAGCGTGCGGAAGCCTTCAAGAGGGAGCTCCGCTCGGAGGGTCTGGCAGACACGCTCGATTTGGCCTACAACAGCCCGGTCTGGAAGGAGTACGCCGAGAAGTGCCTCGCCTGCGGGAACTGCAACCTCGTCTGTCCGACGTGCCGTTGCTACGAGGTCTGCGACCGCTGGGTCGATGCCTACAGGGCCGTTCGCGAGAGGCGCTACGATTCCTGCTTCATGGAGAGCCACGGCCTCGTCGCGGGCGGTCATAACTTCAGGCCCACACGCTTGGACCGCTTCAGGCACCGCTACTACTGCAAGAGCTACTTCGACCCTTCAGCGGGCTTCAACTGCGTCGGCTGTGGCCGGTGCGACGAGTTCTGTCCAGCTGGTATAGAGCACGTTAAGGTTCTCGACGAGATAAGGGGGTCGTTGGAATGA
- a CDS encoding NAD(P)-binding protein: protein MVRLIVDGKEVDAPADKPLIEFLREIGHVPGFCYTEELEPYGSCRLCLVETERGVTTACTLKPTEGMRIETLSDRVIEMRKTALELLLSSHYGDCIGPCQDACPAHADIQGYLALIAMGKYHEAVKLMKEKYILPAVLGRVCPAFCEEACRRNLVDEPVGIRLAKRFAADYDLENGPWMPEIPPSTGKRVAVVGGGPAGLACAYYLRLKGHEVTIFEAMPELGGMTRYGIPEYRLPRDVLDKDIATVINTGIEVRTNTALSRDVSLEELREKYDAVFLAVGAWKSRKMGIPGEDLEGVMHGIEFLRKVNTGEKVKLGERVIVVGGGNTAMDVARTALRLGAKVTVVYRRSKAEMPANEREVEEAIEEGVEFLFLANPVRIIGDGRVEEVELIKMRLGEPDSSGRRRPVPIEGSEFRVKADNVILAIGQYCDEEFLKSLGIEARRGRAVVDEITLQTNVPGVFAGGDLVLGPSTVIESIATGRRAAVMIDLYLRGRLEKAREVLANPEKHIRELTEDRELYELLLDIRPYNHWRDVTEEDYRETPRRPRVRPKLLDPKERAKGFEEVENTLSESEARSEASRCMSCGCLAVFDCKLREYATLYGVKPELGRGEKRFEIDESHPRITLDPNKCVLCGLCVRFTHEIAGEGVIDYLFRGYNTRVGPPLGDTMADVEGKFLGELADVCPVGAIVEKPPLTKPGPWKTEKVRTVCNGCSLACEMAVEVYAGLLVRASSVGDSWNGYLCDVCRFERPWEKTLSGPLLNGKPVSGEEAKKFIKSGNYALILTPNLTNEEIEALKAFAERKGVPIGSTVSGSPSTATLDDVRKARRVLLRADPEKFPLLKILLRGKEIVEENYELAVTEDGEALNVPTLILRKGANAEGLIRAGVAGIPKAERYVVVSNEPVELSGETLVVPAGRWAEKSGTVTNALGMELNVEKVREGYSPLGLFS, encoded by the coding sequence ATGGTCAGGCTCATCGTTGACGGAAAGGAAGTTGACGCTCCTGCAGATAAGCCCCTCATAGAGTTCCTGCGCGAGATTGGCCACGTTCCCGGCTTCTGCTATACCGAAGAGCTTGAACCCTACGGCTCGTGCAGGCTCTGCCTCGTAGAGACCGAGAGGGGAGTAACGACCGCGTGCACCCTCAAACCGACGGAAGGGATGAGGATAGAGACCCTGAGCGATAGGGTCATCGAGATGCGCAAAACAGCTCTCGAGCTTCTCCTTTCGAGCCACTACGGTGATTGCATCGGTCCGTGCCAGGACGCCTGTCCGGCTCACGCGGACATACAGGGCTACCTCGCGCTGATAGCGATGGGCAAGTACCACGAGGCCGTCAAGCTGATGAAAGAGAAGTACATCCTGCCTGCCGTTCTCGGAAGGGTCTGCCCGGCCTTCTGTGAGGAGGCCTGCCGGAGGAACCTCGTCGATGAGCCGGTCGGCATAAGGCTCGCGAAGCGCTTCGCTGCCGATTACGACCTGGAGAACGGTCCGTGGATGCCCGAAATACCGCCGTCGACCGGGAAGCGCGTTGCCGTCGTCGGAGGAGGGCCTGCAGGACTGGCGTGCGCCTACTACCTGAGGCTGAAGGGCCACGAGGTTACAATCTTCGAGGCGATGCCCGAACTCGGCGGAATGACCCGCTACGGCATTCCGGAGTACAGGCTTCCGAGGGACGTCTTAGACAAGGACATAGCGACCGTGATAAACACGGGCATCGAGGTGAGAACCAACACCGCCCTCAGCAGGGACGTTTCCCTTGAGGAACTGCGCGAGAAGTACGACGCCGTTTTCTTGGCCGTCGGAGCCTGGAAGAGCAGGAAGATGGGGATTCCCGGAGAGGATTTAGAGGGAGTGATGCACGGCATAGAGTTCCTGAGGAAGGTGAACACGGGCGAAAAGGTCAAGCTCGGCGAGCGCGTTATAGTTGTCGGCGGTGGAAACACAGCGATGGACGTCGCGAGGACTGCTCTAAGGCTCGGCGCGAAGGTCACCGTCGTCTACCGCCGTTCGAAGGCCGAGATGCCCGCCAACGAGCGCGAAGTGGAAGAAGCAATCGAGGAAGGCGTGGAGTTCCTCTTCCTGGCCAACCCGGTGAGGATTATCGGCGATGGCAGGGTCGAGGAGGTGGAGCTAATCAAAATGCGCCTCGGCGAGCCGGATTCAAGCGGAAGGAGGAGACCTGTGCCCATCGAGGGCTCGGAGTTCAGGGTTAAGGCCGACAACGTGATTCTGGCTATCGGCCAGTACTGCGACGAGGAGTTCCTGAAGAGCCTTGGGATAGAGGCGAGGCGCGGAAGAGCCGTTGTTGACGAGATTACACTTCAGACCAACGTTCCCGGCGTCTTCGCGGGCGGAGACCTCGTTCTCGGACCCTCAACGGTAATAGAGAGCATAGCCACCGGAAGGAGAGCCGCTGTGATGATAGACCTCTACCTCAGGGGCAGGCTTGAAAAGGCCAGAGAAGTCCTCGCAAACCCCGAGAAGCACATCAGGGAGCTGACAGAGGATAGAGAGCTGTACGAACTCCTTCTGGACATTAGACCCTACAACCACTGGAGGGACGTTACGGAGGAGGACTACCGCGAGACGCCGAGGAGGCCGAGGGTCAGGCCGAAGCTCCTCGACCCGAAGGAGAGGGCGAAGGGCTTTGAAGAGGTCGAGAATACGCTGAGCGAAAGTGAGGCAAGGAGCGAAGCTTCACGGTGCATGAGCTGTGGCTGTCTGGCGGTTTTCGACTGCAAGCTGAGGGAGTACGCGACGCTGTACGGCGTGAAGCCCGAACTCGGAAGGGGCGAAAAGCGCTTTGAGATTGATGAAAGCCACCCGAGGATTACGCTCGACCCCAACAAGTGCGTCCTCTGTGGCCTCTGCGTCCGCTTCACCCACGAGATTGCCGGAGAGGGCGTGATAGACTACCTCTTCAGGGGCTACAACACGAGGGTTGGGCCACCGCTCGGCGACACCATGGCCGACGTTGAGGGGAAGTTCCTTGGAGAGCTGGCCGACGTCTGTCCTGTCGGCGCGATAGTTGAGAAACCACCGCTCACGAAGCCCGGCCCATGGAAGACCGAGAAGGTAAGAACCGTCTGCAACGGCTGTTCCCTCGCCTGCGAGATGGCGGTTGAGGTCTACGCCGGGCTTCTCGTGAGGGCTTCGAGCGTCGGGGACTCGTGGAACGGATACCTATGCGACGTCTGTCGCTTCGAGAGGCCCTGGGAGAAGACCCTCAGCGGACCGCTCCTCAACGGAAAGCCCGTAAGCGGGGAAGAAGCGAAGAAGTTCATCAAGAGCGGAAACTACGCCCTTATCCTAACGCCCAACCTGACCAACGAGGAGATAGAAGCCCTCAAGGCCTTCGCCGAGCGTAAGGGTGTTCCGATAGGCTCGACCGTGAGCGGAAGTCCTTCAACGGCGACCCTCGACGACGTCAGGAAAGCCAGGCGCGTCCTGCTCAGGGCAGACCCGGAGAAGTTCCCGCTCCTCAAGATACTGCTGAGGGGCAAGGAAATCGTTGAGGAGAACTACGAGCTGGCCGTAACTGAGGACGGCGAAGCCTTGAACGTCCCGACGCTGATACTCAGGAAGGGGGCGAACGCTGAGGGGCTGATAAGGGCCGGTGTGGCTGGGATACCGAAGGCAGAACGTTACGTGGTCGTTTCGAACGAACCCGTTGAGCTGTCCGGCGAGACCCTCGTTGTTCCTGCGGGCAGGTGGGCCGAGAAGAGCGGAACGGTCACCAACGCCCTCGGAATGGAGCTGAATGTTGAAAAAGTGAGGGAAGGCTACTCCCCACTGGGGCTTTTCTCCTGA
- the shyA gene encoding NAD(P)-dependent hydrogenase/sulfhydrogenase 2 subunit alpha, protein MIIETREFTRVEGNGKAEIVIEENEVKDVRVKIVEGPRFFELLTLGRDFWDVPDLEARICAICYLSHSVASVLAIERALGVEVPEKTELLRELGLIGELIESHSLHLYLLVAPDLFGYPDAIRLATKHGELVKEGIALKAFGNRIRDLIGGREIHGINVKPGGFGRWPGWEELEAIEREAKALLTVAKRAVRLFSGIGEYGGKAELFVATDGYLTGDSLISNVERNFHYFERIEERPLVYSFAKQSLYSGKPFLVGSLARLLLKAESLTPTAKRLFEENRERLEAGWVSYNNLAQAIELVYALERAGEIAKTLLDKGFEPENVPVEAGDGEGIGYVEAPRGVLVHHYRIAGGKIEYSNIITPTAFNHAMMEGALLWEARNLYGNAPEDELLRRLEETVRAFDPCISCSVHFVRG, encoded by the coding sequence ATGATAATCGAGACGAGGGAGTTCACCCGCGTCGAGGGGAACGGGAAGGCCGAGATAGTCATCGAGGAAAACGAGGTCAAGGACGTCAGGGTCAAAATCGTCGAGGGGCCGAGGTTCTTTGAGCTTCTCACCCTCGGAAGGGACTTCTGGGATGTTCCCGACCTTGAAGCGAGGATATGCGCCATCTGCTACCTCTCCCACAGCGTCGCTTCCGTTTTAGCTATAGAGCGGGCCCTCGGCGTCGAGGTTCCGGAGAAGACGGAGCTCCTCAGGGAACTCGGCCTCATAGGGGAGCTCATCGAGAGCCACTCTCTTCACCTATACCTTCTCGTCGCGCCAGACCTCTTCGGCTACCCCGACGCGATACGGCTCGCGACGAAGCACGGCGAGCTCGTTAAGGAGGGCATAGCGCTCAAGGCCTTCGGGAACAGGATTAGGGACCTCATCGGCGGGAGGGAAATCCACGGCATAAACGTTAAACCCGGTGGCTTCGGAAGGTGGCCGGGGTGGGAAGAGCTTGAGGCGATAGAGCGGGAGGCGAAGGCACTCCTCACGGTGGCGAAGCGCGCGGTGAGGCTCTTCTCGGGAATTGGAGAGTACGGCGGAAAAGCGGAGCTGTTCGTCGCCACCGACGGCTACCTCACCGGCGACTCGCTCATCTCGAACGTCGAGCGGAACTTCCATTACTTCGAGCGCATCGAGGAGCGCCCCCTCGTCTACAGCTTCGCGAAGCAGAGCCTCTACAGCGGAAAGCCCTTCCTCGTCGGCTCGCTGGCGAGGCTCCTGCTCAAGGCTGAATCGCTGACCCCCACAGCTAAGAGACTCTTCGAGGAGAACCGGGAGAGGCTCGAAGCCGGATGGGTGAGCTACAACAACCTCGCCCAGGCGATAGAGCTGGTTTACGCCCTCGAACGGGCGGGGGAAATAGCGAAAACCCTTCTAGACAAAGGCTTTGAGCCCGAGAACGTTCCGGTCGAGGCCGGGGACGGGGAGGGGATAGGTTATGTAGAGGCCCCGAGGGGAGTCCTCGTGCACCACTACAGAATAGCCGGCGGAAAAATCGAGTACTCCAACATAATAACGCCCACGGCCTTCAACCACGCCATGATGGAGGGCGCCCTCCTGTGGGAAGCGAGAAACCTCTACGGAAACGCGCCGGAGGATGAGCTCCTCAGAAGGCTTGAGGAAACCGTCCGGGCCTTCGACCCCTGCATCTCCTGCTCGGTGCACTTCGTCAGGGGATAA
- the shyC gene encoding NAD(P)-dependent hydrogenase/sulfhydrogenase 2 subunit gamma, translated as MNPYESHPARILEVKDLTPREKLFTLRFLDEELNEEFTFRPGQFVIVDVPGFGEFPISLCSSPTRSPIQLCIRKAGRMTKFIHGMKEGSVVGIRGPYGNGFPMEDMEGSNLILVAGGLGMAPLRSVLWYALDTGKYEHVWLFYGTKAYEDILFRDEILHLLKHGSAMNCTVKLAYEIESPSCIYLEQGFSDRVCRGVVTDLFRGENFDVENSYALICGPPIMYRFVIRELLNRKLSPGRIYMTLERRMRCGVGKCGHCVVGTSVSMKYICQDGPVFTYWDALSTRGLI; from the coding sequence ATGAATCCCTACGAGAGCCATCCGGCGAGAATCCTTGAGGTTAAGGACCTGACCCCGAGGGAGAAGCTCTTTACACTCCGCTTCCTCGACGAGGAGCTCAACGAGGAGTTCACCTTCAGGCCGGGACAGTTCGTCATAGTGGACGTTCCCGGCTTCGGCGAGTTCCCGATAAGCCTCTGCTCGTCCCCGACGAGGAGTCCAATCCAGCTCTGCATAAGAAAGGCCGGCAGGATGACGAAGTTCATACACGGAATGAAGGAAGGCTCGGTCGTTGGAATCCGCGGGCCGTACGGCAACGGCTTCCCGATGGAGGACATGGAGGGCTCGAACCTAATCCTCGTGGCCGGCGGTCTTGGAATGGCGCCCCTGCGCTCGGTTCTCTGGTACGCCCTCGACACCGGCAAGTACGAGCACGTCTGGCTCTTCTACGGCACGAAGGCCTACGAGGACATACTCTTCCGCGACGAGATTCTCCACCTCCTCAAGCACGGGAGTGCGATGAACTGCACCGTCAAGCTCGCCTACGAAATCGAGAGCCCCTCGTGCATCTACCTTGAGCAGGGCTTCTCCGACAGGGTCTGCCGTGGAGTGGTTACCGACCTCTTCAGGGGCGAGAACTTCGACGTCGAGAACTCCTACGCCCTAATCTGCGGTCCGCCAATCATGTACCGCTTCGTCATAAGGGAGCTCCTCAACAGGAAGCTCTCGCCGGGGAGAATCTACATGACCCTCGAGAGGCGCATGCGCTGTGGAGTCGGCAAGTGCGGTCACTGCGTCGTCGGAACGAGCGTCTCGATGAAGTACATCTGCCAGGACGGTCCGGTTTTCACATACTGGGACGCCCTCTCGACGAGGGGGTTGATATGA